In Tripterygium wilfordii isolate XIE 37 chromosome 23, ASM1340144v1, whole genome shotgun sequence, one genomic interval encodes:
- the LOC119993284 gene encoding 5'-nucleotidase domain-containing protein DDB_G0275467 isoform X3, translated as MAPFLRLRTSLNVLQGTIIFRSRTLGGFGRGVRSYTAISSPEQALLKLEEEIRRIQTGKLSQDDEIVQIRHQFDAAKQSFLSIPEALKGIPKMNPEGIYVNKNLRLDSIQVYGFDYDYTLAHYSSALQSLIYDLAKAHMVNELKYPEICMKFKYDQSFPIRGLYYDKKNGCLLKLDFFGSIEPDGCYFGRRKACLISDIVQYFVDAKLEFDACYIYEDVNRAIQLVHRSGLVHRGILSDPHRYLVKNGQVLRFLRMLRDKGKKLFLMTNSPYYFVDGGMRFMLEDSIGYGNSWRELFDVVIAKANKPEFYTSEHPFRCYDTRTDTLAFTKVDAFHSDKVYYHGCLKSFLQITKWKGPEVIYFGDHLFSDLRGPSKAGWRTAAIIRELEHEIDIQNEDSYRFEQAKFHIIQELLGKLHATVASSQGSKTYLLLLDELNEERQKARLMMKSMFNKNFGATFLTDTGQESAFSYHIHQYADVYTSKPENFLLYPPEAWFHVTYDVKIMPHHVKVPSRFFENR; from the exons ATGGCACCATTTCTAAGGCTTCGCACTTCCCTCAAT GTATTGCAGGGAACCATCATTTTTCGTTCCCGGACTCTAGGAG GTTTTGGACGAGGTGTGCGGAGCTATACTGCAATTTCATCCCCTGAGCAAGCCTTGTTAAAGCTTGAGGAGGAGATTAGGCGAATACAGACTGGTAAACTTTCTCAAGATGATGAAATAGTGCAGATTCGGCACCAATTCGATGCTGCCAAACAGAGTTTCCTCTCCATTCCGGAGGCACTGAAGGGTATACCCAAGATGAATCCAGAAG GTATATATGTCAATAAAAATCTGAGATTGGATAGTATTCAAGTTTATGGATTCGACTATGACTACACTTTGGCACATTACTCATCTGCCTTACAAAGTTTAATATATGATCTTGCTAAGGCGCATATGGTTAATGAG TTAAAATATCCTGAGATATGCATGAAATTTAAGTATGATCAGAGTTTTCCAATTAGAGGACTGTACTACGATAAGAAGAATGGATGCCTCTTGAAGTTGGATTTCTTTGGGTCGATTGAGCCAGATGGATGTTACTTTGGTCGTCGCAAG gCTTGTCTGATTTCAGATATTGTTCAATATTTTGTTGATGCTAAGCTGGAATTTGATGCATGCTACATCTATGAAGATGTTAATCGTGCAATTCAGCTTGTTCACCGCAGTGGTTTGGTCCACAGGGGAATTCTTTCTGATCCCCATaggtatttagtaaaaaat GGTCAGGTTCTTCGCTTTCTCAGAATGCTAAGGGACAAGGGGAAAAAACTTTTTTTGATGACTAACTCTCCATATTATTTTGTGGATGGTGGGATGCGTTTTATGTTGGAG GATTCTATCGGATATGGTAACTCTTGGAGGGAACTGTTTGATGTTGTGATTGCTAAAGCCAATAAGCCGGAGTTTTACACATCCGAGCATCCATTTCG CTGTTATGACACAAGGACGGACACTCTAGCTTTTACAAAGGTGGATGCATTTCATTCAGACAAAGTTTATTATCATGGATGCCTTAAATCCTTTCTCCAAATTACAAAATGGAAGGGTCCAGAG GTAATATATTTTGGGGATCATCTATTCAGCGATCTAAGGGGACCTTCGAAGGCTGGTTGGCGCACTGCGGCAATTATTCGAGAACTAGAA CATGAAATAGATATACAGAACGAAGATAGTTATCGTTTTGAACAG GCGAAATTTCACATAATACAAGAACTGCTTGGTAAATTGCATGCGACTGTAGCCAGTAGCCAGGGAAGCAAAACATACCTCTTACTACTGGATGAGCTAAATGAAGAGAGGCAGAAGGCACGCCTAATGATGAAAAGCATGTTCAATAAAAACTTTGGAGCCACTTTCCTCACTGATACTGGTCAAGAATCTGCTTTCTCCTATCACATTCATCAGTATGCTGATGTTTATACGAGTAAGCCAGAAAACTTTTTGCTCTATCCACCTGAAGCATGGTTTCATGTGACCTATGATGTCAAGATCATGCCACATCATGTGAAG
- the LOC119993284 gene encoding 5'-nucleotidase domain-containing protein DDB_G0275467 isoform X1, with the protein MAPFLRLRTSLNVLQGTIIFRSRTLGGFGRGVRSYTAISSPEQALLKLEEEIRRIQTGKLSQDDEIVQIRHQFDAAKQSFLSIPEALKGIPKMNPEGIYVNKNLRLDSIQVYGFDYDYTLAHYSSALQSLIYDLAKAHMVNEVGVDLLMLFVFHFSFVGFCYKCSLFNCFVLMLLQLKYPEICMKFKYDQSFPIRGLYYDKKNGCLLKLDFFGSIEPDGCYFGRRKLSKEEIVEIYGTRHIGRDQARCLAGLMDFFCFSEACLISDIVQYFVDAKLEFDACYIYEDVNRAIQLVHRSGLVHRGILSDPHRYLVKNGQVLRFLRMLRDKGKKLFLMTNSPYYFVDGGMRFMLEDSIGYGNSWRELFDVVIAKANKPEFYTSEHPFRCYDTRTDTLAFTKVDAFHSDKVYYHGCLKSFLQITKWKGPEVIYFGDHLFSDLRGPSKAGWRTAAIIRELEHEIDIQNEDSYRFEQAKFHIIQELLGKLHATVASSQGSKTYLLLLDELNEERQKARLMMKSMFNKNFGATFLTDTGQESAFSYHIHQYADVYTSKPENFLLYPPEAWFHVTYDVKIMPHHVKVPSRFFENR; encoded by the exons ATGGCACCATTTCTAAGGCTTCGCACTTCCCTCAAT GTATTGCAGGGAACCATCATTTTTCGTTCCCGGACTCTAGGAG GTTTTGGACGAGGTGTGCGGAGCTATACTGCAATTTCATCCCCTGAGCAAGCCTTGTTAAAGCTTGAGGAGGAGATTAGGCGAATACAGACTGGTAAACTTTCTCAAGATGATGAAATAGTGCAGATTCGGCACCAATTCGATGCTGCCAAACAGAGTTTCCTCTCCATTCCGGAGGCACTGAAGGGTATACCCAAGATGAATCCAGAAG GTATATATGTCAATAAAAATCTGAGATTGGATAGTATTCAAGTTTATGGATTCGACTATGACTACACTTTGGCACATTACTCATCTGCCTTACAAAGTTTAATATATGATCTTGCTAAGGCGCATATGGTTAATGAGGTTGGTGTGGACCTActtatgttatttgtttttcacTTCTCCTTTGTGGGATTTTGTTATAAATGTTCTCTGTTTAACTGCTTTGTGTTGATGCTGTTGCAGTTAAAATATCCTGAGATATGCATGAAATTTAAGTATGATCAGAGTTTTCCAATTAGAGGACTGTACTACGATAAGAAGAATGGATGCCTCTTGAAGTTGGATTTCTTTGGGTCGATTGAGCCAGATGGATGTTACTTTGGTCGTCGCAAG CTGAGCAAGGAAGAAATAGTGGAGATATATGGCACACGGCATATTGGCCGTGACCAGGCGCGTTGTCTTGCCGGCTTGATGGATTTTTTCTGTTTCAGTGAG gCTTGTCTGATTTCAGATATTGTTCAATATTTTGTTGATGCTAAGCTGGAATTTGATGCATGCTACATCTATGAAGATGTTAATCGTGCAATTCAGCTTGTTCACCGCAGTGGTTTGGTCCACAGGGGAATTCTTTCTGATCCCCATaggtatttagtaaaaaat GGTCAGGTTCTTCGCTTTCTCAGAATGCTAAGGGACAAGGGGAAAAAACTTTTTTTGATGACTAACTCTCCATATTATTTTGTGGATGGTGGGATGCGTTTTATGTTGGAG GATTCTATCGGATATGGTAACTCTTGGAGGGAACTGTTTGATGTTGTGATTGCTAAAGCCAATAAGCCGGAGTTTTACACATCCGAGCATCCATTTCG CTGTTATGACACAAGGACGGACACTCTAGCTTTTACAAAGGTGGATGCATTTCATTCAGACAAAGTTTATTATCATGGATGCCTTAAATCCTTTCTCCAAATTACAAAATGGAAGGGTCCAGAG GTAATATATTTTGGGGATCATCTATTCAGCGATCTAAGGGGACCTTCGAAGGCTGGTTGGCGCACTGCGGCAATTATTCGAGAACTAGAA CATGAAATAGATATACAGAACGAAGATAGTTATCGTTTTGAACAG GCGAAATTTCACATAATACAAGAACTGCTTGGTAAATTGCATGCGACTGTAGCCAGTAGCCAGGGAAGCAAAACATACCTCTTACTACTGGATGAGCTAAATGAAGAGAGGCAGAAGGCACGCCTAATGATGAAAAGCATGTTCAATAAAAACTTTGGAGCCACTTTCCTCACTGATACTGGTCAAGAATCTGCTTTCTCCTATCACATTCATCAGTATGCTGATGTTTATACGAGTAAGCCAGAAAACTTTTTGCTCTATCCACCTGAAGCATGGTTTCATGTGACCTATGATGTCAAGATCATGCCACATCATGTGAAG
- the LOC119993284 gene encoding 5'-nucleotidase domain-containing protein DDB_G0275467 isoform X2 — MAPFLRLRTSLNVLQGTIIFRSRTLGGFGRGVRSYTAISSPEQALLKLEEEIRRIQTGKLSQDDEIVQIRHQFDAAKQSFLSIPEALKGIPKMNPEGIYVNKNLRLDSIQVYGFDYDYTLAHYSSALQSLIYDLAKAHMVNELKYPEICMKFKYDQSFPIRGLYYDKKNGCLLKLDFFGSIEPDGCYFGRRKLSKEEIVEIYGTRHIGRDQARCLAGLMDFFCFSEACLISDIVQYFVDAKLEFDACYIYEDVNRAIQLVHRSGLVHRGILSDPHRYLVKNGQVLRFLRMLRDKGKKLFLMTNSPYYFVDGGMRFMLEDSIGYGNSWRELFDVVIAKANKPEFYTSEHPFRCYDTRTDTLAFTKVDAFHSDKVYYHGCLKSFLQITKWKGPEVIYFGDHLFSDLRGPSKAGWRTAAIIRELEHEIDIQNEDSYRFEQAKFHIIQELLGKLHATVASSQGSKTYLLLLDELNEERQKARLMMKSMFNKNFGATFLTDTGQESAFSYHIHQYADVYTSKPENFLLYPPEAWFHVTYDVKIMPHHVKVPSRFFENR; from the exons ATGGCACCATTTCTAAGGCTTCGCACTTCCCTCAAT GTATTGCAGGGAACCATCATTTTTCGTTCCCGGACTCTAGGAG GTTTTGGACGAGGTGTGCGGAGCTATACTGCAATTTCATCCCCTGAGCAAGCCTTGTTAAAGCTTGAGGAGGAGATTAGGCGAATACAGACTGGTAAACTTTCTCAAGATGATGAAATAGTGCAGATTCGGCACCAATTCGATGCTGCCAAACAGAGTTTCCTCTCCATTCCGGAGGCACTGAAGGGTATACCCAAGATGAATCCAGAAG GTATATATGTCAATAAAAATCTGAGATTGGATAGTATTCAAGTTTATGGATTCGACTATGACTACACTTTGGCACATTACTCATCTGCCTTACAAAGTTTAATATATGATCTTGCTAAGGCGCATATGGTTAATGAG TTAAAATATCCTGAGATATGCATGAAATTTAAGTATGATCAGAGTTTTCCAATTAGAGGACTGTACTACGATAAGAAGAATGGATGCCTCTTGAAGTTGGATTTCTTTGGGTCGATTGAGCCAGATGGATGTTACTTTGGTCGTCGCAAG CTGAGCAAGGAAGAAATAGTGGAGATATATGGCACACGGCATATTGGCCGTGACCAGGCGCGTTGTCTTGCCGGCTTGATGGATTTTTTCTGTTTCAGTGAG gCTTGTCTGATTTCAGATATTGTTCAATATTTTGTTGATGCTAAGCTGGAATTTGATGCATGCTACATCTATGAAGATGTTAATCGTGCAATTCAGCTTGTTCACCGCAGTGGTTTGGTCCACAGGGGAATTCTTTCTGATCCCCATaggtatttagtaaaaaat GGTCAGGTTCTTCGCTTTCTCAGAATGCTAAGGGACAAGGGGAAAAAACTTTTTTTGATGACTAACTCTCCATATTATTTTGTGGATGGTGGGATGCGTTTTATGTTGGAG GATTCTATCGGATATGGTAACTCTTGGAGGGAACTGTTTGATGTTGTGATTGCTAAAGCCAATAAGCCGGAGTTTTACACATCCGAGCATCCATTTCG CTGTTATGACACAAGGACGGACACTCTAGCTTTTACAAAGGTGGATGCATTTCATTCAGACAAAGTTTATTATCATGGATGCCTTAAATCCTTTCTCCAAATTACAAAATGGAAGGGTCCAGAG GTAATATATTTTGGGGATCATCTATTCAGCGATCTAAGGGGACCTTCGAAGGCTGGTTGGCGCACTGCGGCAATTATTCGAGAACTAGAA CATGAAATAGATATACAGAACGAAGATAGTTATCGTTTTGAACAG GCGAAATTTCACATAATACAAGAACTGCTTGGTAAATTGCATGCGACTGTAGCCAGTAGCCAGGGAAGCAAAACATACCTCTTACTACTGGATGAGCTAAATGAAGAGAGGCAGAAGGCACGCCTAATGATGAAAAGCATGTTCAATAAAAACTTTGGAGCCACTTTCCTCACTGATACTGGTCAAGAATCTGCTTTCTCCTATCACATTCATCAGTATGCTGATGTTTATACGAGTAAGCCAGAAAACTTTTTGCTCTATCCACCTGAAGCATGGTTTCATGTGACCTATGATGTCAAGATCATGCCACATCATGTGAAG
- the LOC119993567 gene encoding EG45-like domain containing protein yields MAMSMKASVLLGLVVVGLISVASAETGTATFYTVYVPSSCYGYEDQGVMIAAASPSIFNNRAACGRMYNVRCTGPTNQGVPQPCRGNGVTVKVVDLCPGCQGNSLDLSQEAFSQIADPNAGRIQIEFNQV; encoded by the exons ATGGCCATGTCAATGAAAGCTTCGGTTCTTCTTGGTCTTGTAGTTGTAGGCCTCATCTCTGTGGCTTCGGCCGAAACCGGAACCGCCACATTCTACACAGTGTATGTTC CATCGTCATGTTACGGGTATGAAGACCAAGGAGTGATGATAGCAGCAGCTAGTCCTTCAATATTCAACAATCGCGCTGCATGTGGAAGAATGTACAATGTTAGGTGCACTGGACCTACAAACCAAGGTGTACCCCAGCCTTGCAGAGGCAATGGTGTGACTGTGAAAGTTGTGGATCTTTGTCCTGGATGTCAAGGAAATTCACTTGATCTCTCTCAAGAAGCTTTCTCTCAGATTGCCGACCCGAATGCCGGAAGGATTCAGATTGAATTCAACCA GGTTTGA